One window of Gilliamella sp. B3022 genomic DNA carries:
- a CDS encoding branched-chain amino acid transaminase, which yields MGTTAKSDYIWFNGEMVPWANAKVHVMSHVLHYGTSVFEGVRCYNTHKGPAIFRHKEHAQRLLNSAKIYRFPVPYSLEEIMEATRQIIKKNNLESAYIRPLVFIGDVGMGVIPPAGYKSDVMIAAFPWGAYLGEDALEQGIDAMVSSWHRFAPNTIPAAAKAGGNYLSSLLIGSEARANGFQEGIALDVNGQLSEGSGENLFIVKDGILFTPVLSSSALPGITRDAIITLARDLGIEVREQTLSRESLYLADEVFMTGTAAEITPVRSVDRIKIGIGRCGPITKQIQQTFFGLFNGETEDKYGWLDPVK from the coding sequence ATGGGTACTACAGCAAAATCGGATTATATTTGGTTTAATGGGGAAATGGTTCCATGGGCAAATGCTAAAGTGCATGTAATGTCACATGTACTGCATTATGGGACATCTGTGTTTGAAGGTGTACGTTGCTATAATACACATAAAGGACCAGCGATATTTCGCCATAAAGAACATGCACAAAGATTATTAAACTCAGCCAAAATTTATCGTTTTCCTGTCCCTTATTCTCTTGAAGAAATTATGGAAGCTACCCGCCAAATAATCAAAAAGAATAATTTAGAAAGTGCATATATTCGTCCATTAGTTTTTATTGGCGATGTTGGCATGGGTGTTATTCCACCAGCAGGTTATAAAAGTGATGTCATGATTGCAGCATTTCCATGGGGTGCCTATCTTGGTGAAGATGCCTTAGAACAAGGTATTGATGCTATGGTATCATCATGGCATCGTTTTGCACCAAACACCATTCCAGCCGCAGCAAAAGCCGGTGGTAACTACTTATCATCACTGCTCATCGGTTCAGAAGCGCGCGCTAATGGCTTTCAGGAAGGCATTGCGTTAGACGTAAATGGTCAACTTTCTGAAGGTTCTGGCGAAAACTTATTTATCGTTAAAGATGGTATATTATTTACACCGGTACTATCATCCTCAGCGCTCCCAGGGATCACCCGCGATGCGATCATAACCCTTGCACGCGATCTAGGAATCGAAGTACGTGAACAAACACTGTCTCGTGAATCACTCTATTTAGCTGACGAAGTCTTTATGACAGGGACCGCAGCTGAAATTACTCCTGTTCGCAGTGTTGATCGTATTAAAATTGGTATTGGCCGCTGTGGTCCAATCACCAAACAAATTCAACAAACATTCTTTGGCTTATTCAATGGTGAAACTGAAGATAAATATGGTTGGTTAGATCCAGTTAAATAA
- the ilvM gene encoding acetolactate synthase 2 small subunit, producing MNQQIQHQLTIKAYDNLGTLERILRVVRHRGGHIKSMQMQTIENNLLILTLRLTIERELSMLQNQVAKLADVLSIE from the coding sequence ATGAATCAACAAATACAACACCAATTAACGATAAAGGCTTACGATAACTTGGGTACATTAGAACGTATTTTACGTGTTGTACGTCATCGCGGTGGGCACATTAAATCCATGCAAATGCAAACCATTGAAAATAATTTACTGATTTTGACACTCAGATTAACTATTGAAAGAGAACTTTCAATGTTACAAAATCAAGTTGCAAAATTAGCAGATGTGCTTTCAATTGAATGA
- the ilvA gene encoding threonine ammonia-lyase, biosynthetic: MKQKHDKLTGADYLKATLCSAVYDVADVTPLEKMEKLSSRIENHIFVKREDRQLVHSFKIRGAQAMIASLSEDQRKCGVIAASAGNHAQGVAFSATKLGINSLIVMPLTTADIKVEAVKGFGGEVLLYGANFDEAKAKAMQLAKEQNRIFIPPFDHPQVIAGQGSIAMELLQQNAKLDRIFVPVGGGGLAAGIAVLIKQIMPSIKVIAVEPADAACLKAALDAGHPVDLTRVGLFAEGVAVKRIGDETFRLCQQYIDDIVIVNSDEICAAVKDLFDDVRAIAEPSGAVALAGLKKYVEQHNIRGENLAHILSGANLNFHNLRYVSERCELGEKREALLAVTIPEKKGSFLTFCQLLGGRSVTEFNYRYHDDKSACIFVGVRISKSSEKDDILQELTAAGYSIVDLSEDEMAKVHVRYMIGGKPCKPIQEQMYSFEFPEFQGALLKFLQTLGTNWNISMFHYRSHGTDYGRVLAAFEITKTATQEFDKHLTKLGYGFHNETQNPSLKLFLTHQH, encoded by the coding sequence GTGAAACAAAAACATGACAAACTTACTGGTGCTGATTATTTAAAGGCAACCCTTTGTAGCGCTGTGTATGATGTGGCAGATGTCACACCTCTTGAAAAGATGGAAAAACTTTCGTCGAGAATAGAAAACCACATTTTTGTAAAACGCGAAGATAGACAATTAGTCCACAGTTTCAAAATCCGTGGCGCGCAAGCAATGATTGCCAGTCTGAGCGAAGATCAACGCAAATGCGGCGTAATTGCTGCATCTGCGGGTAATCATGCACAAGGTGTGGCTTTTTCAGCAACCAAATTAGGTATCAATTCACTGATTGTCATGCCGTTAACCACAGCAGACATTAAAGTTGAAGCAGTCAAAGGATTTGGTGGTGAAGTGCTCTTATATGGTGCTAATTTTGACGAAGCCAAAGCCAAAGCAATGCAACTTGCCAAGGAACAAAATCGCATTTTTATACCACCTTTTGATCATCCACAGGTAATTGCTGGGCAAGGCAGTATCGCTATGGAATTACTTCAGCAAAATGCTAAACTTGATCGCATTTTTGTGCCAGTTGGTGGTGGTGGGTTAGCCGCAGGCATTGCGGTATTAATCAAACAAATTATGCCATCAATCAAAGTGATTGCGGTAGAACCTGCTGATGCAGCCTGTTTAAAAGCAGCGCTTGATGCAGGTCATCCGGTTGATTTAACTCGCGTTGGATTGTTTGCTGAGGGTGTAGCGGTTAAACGCATTGGCGATGAAACATTTAGACTTTGCCAGCAATACATCGATGATATTGTCATCGTTAATAGCGACGAAATTTGCGCTGCGGTCAAAGATCTGTTTGATGACGTACGCGCTATTGCCGAGCCTTCGGGCGCCGTAGCACTAGCTGGGCTAAAAAAATATGTTGAACAACATAACATTCGTGGTGAAAACCTAGCACATATTTTGTCAGGTGCAAATTTAAACTTCCATAATTTGCGTTACGTTTCCGAACGTTGTGAACTTGGTGAAAAACGTGAAGCCTTATTAGCCGTCACTATTCCTGAAAAAAAAGGGAGTTTTTTAACTTTTTGTCAGTTATTAGGTGGACGTTCAGTAACGGAATTTAACTACCGTTATCATGACGACAAATCGGCCTGTATTTTTGTTGGTGTTAGAATATCTAAAAGCAGTGAAAAGGACGACATACTACAAGAATTAACGGCTGCCGGATATTCGATTGTTGATTTATCGGAAGACGAAATGGCAAAAGTGCATGTTCGCTATATGATTGGAGGTAAACCGTGTAAACCAATACAAGAACAAATGTATAGCTTCGAATTCCCTGAATTTCAAGGTGCATTACTTAAATTTTTACAAACATTAGGCACCAATTGGAATATCTCCATGTTCCACTACCGTAGCCATGGGACAGATTATGGTCGGGTACTTGCGGCATTTGAAATCACAAAAACAGCAACACAAGAATTTGACAAACATCTTACCAAATTAGGTTATGGTTTCCACAATGAAACGCAAAACCCATCATTAAAACTATTTTTAACACATCAGCATTAA
- a CDS encoding Gfo/Idh/MocA family protein, producing MIKFATIGSNWITEKFIDAALQTGQYQLTAIYSRDINKARQFAQKYHVETFYDDLTQLANDRNIDVVYIASPNSLHFAQAQLMLKNNKDVICEKPLTSNLRQTQKLLDIARQHHQIIFEALKTYYLPNYQLIQNFLPKLGKIHKVFLNYCQYSSRYPNYLNGENPNTFNPQFSNGSIMDIGVYPLNFAIGLWKKPNRIIASGSRLDTGVDAHGTVQLNYDDFDIIIWHSKVTNSYIPSEIQGEDGALIINHLSCCEEVFYQPRQGKRQEITLKQNSNEMYYEALAFAKLYQQRQINHKALHYSLMSSAILTEIRKQISVTFPSDKT from the coding sequence ATGATTAAATTCGCAACAATAGGTAGCAACTGGATCACAGAAAAATTCATTGATGCAGCACTGCAAACGGGTCAATATCAACTCACTGCAATTTATTCACGAGATATAAATAAAGCGCGGCAGTTTGCGCAAAAATATCATGTTGAAACTTTTTATGATGATTTAACCCAATTAGCTAATGATCGCAATATTGACGTAGTTTATATTGCTAGTCCCAATTCACTACATTTTGCTCAAGCACAATTGATGTTAAAAAACAATAAAGATGTAATTTGCGAAAAACCATTAACCTCAAATTTGCGACAAACCCAAAAATTATTAGATATCGCAAGACAACATCATCAAATTATTTTCGAAGCGTTAAAAACCTATTACTTACCTAATTATCAATTAATCCAAAACTTTCTACCCAAATTAGGAAAGATACACAAAGTATTTTTGAATTATTGTCAATATTCATCACGTTATCCTAATTATTTAAACGGTGAAAATCCCAATACCTTCAATCCTCAATTTTCAAATGGATCGATCATGGATATTGGCGTTTATCCACTTAATTTTGCAATAGGGTTATGGAAAAAACCTAATAGGATAATCGCCAGTGGTTCACGGCTTGATACCGGGGTTGATGCCCATGGTACGGTTCAACTAAACTATGATGATTTTGATATTATTATTTGGCACTCTAAAGTTACTAACTCCTATATTCCAAGTGAGATACAAGGTGAGGATGGTGCATTAATCATCAACCATTTATCGTGCTGTGAAGAAGTTTTTTATCAACCAAGACAAGGGAAACGACAAGAAATAACGCTTAAGCAAAACAGCAACGAAATGTATTATGAAGCACTGGCATTTGCCAAACTTTATCAACAAAGGCAAATCAATCATAAAGCTTTACATTACTCATTAATGTCATCAGCAATACTAACCGAAATAAGAAAACAAATTAGCGTAACATTTCCATCTGATAAAACTTAA
- the ilvG gene encoding acetolactate synthase 2 catalytic subunit, with the protein MLGTQWIVKTLKEKGVTTVFGYPGGQIMPLYDALYDGGIEHVLCRHEQGAAMAAIGYARSTGKTGVCIATSGPGATNIITGLADALIDSVPIVAITGQVPTNLIGTDAFQEVDVLGLSLACTKHSYLINDAKQLPNTLEEAFNLANSGRPGPILIDVPKDVQLANLDYQQYLTTSSLNNTPDKSTLFTVSPEAIKLAKQMIAQAQKPMLYIGGGVGLSGAISELKDFMSLTHIPSVSTLKGLGVADANNPYYLGLIGMHGAKAANLAVQECDLLIALGVRFDDRVTGKLNEFARHAKVIHVDIDQAEINKLRQTHLGLQADIKQVLPLLTQTVSIEAWHKRVNDLKVQHPTRYDHPGEAIYAPALLKIISDRKSANTIITTDVGQHQMWTAQHMCFNHPQNFITSSGLGTMGFGLPAAIGAQMARPNDCVICISGDGSFMMNVQELTTIKRKKLPIKIVLIDNQRLGMVRQWQELFFNERYSETNLSDNPDFLILAKAFDIPSETITKKSQINAALNNMFNASGAYLLHVRIDELENVWPLVPPGAANENMLDKSCKE; encoded by the coding sequence ATGTTAGGAACACAGTGGATAGTAAAAACCTTAAAAGAAAAAGGCGTTACCACCGTTTTTGGATATCCTGGTGGACAAATTATGCCTCTTTATGATGCCTTGTATGATGGAGGTATTGAACATGTATTATGTCGCCATGAACAAGGTGCGGCGATGGCGGCAATTGGTTATGCTCGTTCAACAGGGAAAACGGGGGTATGCATTGCCACATCAGGTCCTGGTGCGACCAACATCATAACTGGGCTTGCTGATGCATTAATTGATTCTGTACCTATTGTTGCCATAACCGGTCAAGTGCCAACGAATCTAATTGGTACAGATGCTTTTCAAGAAGTTGATGTTTTAGGGTTATCCTTAGCTTGCACCAAACATAGCTATTTAATAAATGATGCGAAACAATTGCCCAATACATTAGAAGAGGCATTTAATTTAGCCAACTCCGGCAGGCCTGGACCAATTTTAATTGACGTTCCGAAAGATGTACAGCTTGCCAATTTAGATTATCAACAATATTTAACGACTTCTTCACTAAACAACACTCCTGATAAATCAACATTATTTACTGTCTCTCCTGAAGCAATAAAACTCGCCAAACAAATGATCGCTCAAGCCCAAAAGCCAATGCTTTATATTGGTGGTGGTGTTGGACTTTCAGGCGCCATATCAGAATTAAAAGATTTTATGTCATTGACTCACATTCCGAGTGTTTCAACTTTAAAAGGATTGGGCGTTGCTGATGCCAATAACCCTTATTATTTAGGTTTAATTGGTATGCATGGTGCTAAAGCGGCCAATTTAGCCGTACAAGAGTGTGATTTACTGATTGCATTAGGTGTACGATTTGATGACAGAGTTACAGGTAAACTGAATGAATTTGCCCGTCACGCAAAAGTGATCCATGTCGATATTGATCAAGCCGAAATTAACAAATTACGCCAAACACATTTAGGTTTACAGGCTGATATTAAGCAGGTTTTACCGTTACTTACTCAAACTGTATCAATCGAGGCATGGCATAAAAGAGTAAATGATTTAAAAGTACAACATCCAACTCGTTATGATCACCCAGGTGAAGCCATTTACGCACCAGCATTATTAAAAATCATTTCTGATCGTAAGTCAGCCAACACCATTATCACTACCGATGTGGGTCAACATCAAATGTGGACCGCTCAACATATGTGTTTTAATCATCCACAAAACTTTATTACCTCAAGTGGACTAGGTACGATGGGATTTGGTTTACCAGCAGCGATTGGGGCACAAATGGCTCGCCCCAACGATTGTGTAATCTGTATTTCAGGTGACGGGTCATTTATGATGAACGTACAAGAATTAACCACTATAAAGCGTAAAAAATTACCGATAAAAATAGTCTTAATTGATAATCAACGCTTAGGCATGGTTCGTCAATGGCAAGAACTCTTTTTTAACGAAAGATACAGTGAAACCAACTTATCGGATAACCCTGACTTTTTAATTTTAGCCAAAGCATTTGATATTCCTAGTGAAACAATCACAAAAAAATCTCAAATCAATGCTGCACTGAATAATATGTTTAATGCGTCTGGTGCATATTTATTGCACGTACGCATCGATGAACTAGAAAACGTATGGCCACTAGTACCACCTGGCGCTGCCAACGAAAATATGCTCGATAAAAGTTGCAAGGAGTAA
- the ilvD gene encoding dihydroxy-acid dehydratase has translation MPKYRSATSVEGRNMAGARALWRATGVKNEDFGKPIIAVVNSFTQFVPGHVHLKDIGQLVAKQIEASGGIAKEFNTIAVDDGIAMGHGGMLYSLPSRELIADSVEYMINAHCADAMICISNCDKITPGMLMASLRLNIPTVFVSGGPMEAGKTKLSDQIIKLDLVDAMIQSANPNVSDADSEAIEQSACPTCGSCSGMFTANSMNCLTEALGLSLPGNGSLVATHKQREQLFLKAAKRIVEITKRYYEHDDASYLPRSIATKAAYENAMSLDIAMGGSTNTVLHLLATAQEGEIDFTMSDIDRLSRKVPHLCKVAPSTAKYHMEDVHRAGGVVSIMSELDKAGLLNRNVRNVLGLTLQETFEKYDITQTTDEAVKKMYRSGPAGIRTTQAFSQDCYWDTLDDDRENGCIRDKEHAYSQDGGLATLYGNVAQDGAIVKTASVAAENLVFRGPAKVFESQEDAVDAILSGKVIAGDVVVIIYEGPKGGPGMQEMLYPTSYLKSMGLGKACALITDGRFSGGSSGLSIGHISPEAANGGVIGLVRDGDIIDIDIPNRKLVLDVPDDELERRRVAELTRGDKAYTPHNRNRYVSYALKAYASLATSADKGAVRDKNKLGG, from the coding sequence ATGCCTAAATATCGTTCAGCAACCTCCGTCGAAGGTCGGAATATGGCTGGAGCCCGTGCATTATGGCGTGCAACGGGCGTTAAAAATGAAGACTTTGGTAAACCCATCATTGCGGTGGTCAACTCATTTACACAATTTGTACCAGGTCATGTCCACTTAAAAGACATAGGACAACTGGTCGCCAAACAAATTGAAGCATCGGGCGGCATTGCCAAAGAATTTAACACTATTGCAGTAGATGACGGTATTGCTATGGGTCATGGCGGTATGCTCTACTCATTACCATCACGTGAATTAATTGCTGACTCTGTTGAGTATATGATCAATGCTCACTGTGCTGATGCTATGATTTGTATTTCAAATTGTGACAAGATCACCCCTGGTATGTTAATGGCATCGCTTCGTCTGAACATTCCAACAGTATTTGTATCGGGGGGACCAATGGAAGCAGGTAAAACAAAATTATCTGATCAGATCATCAAACTTGATCTGGTTGATGCCATGATTCAAAGTGCTAACCCAAATGTCAGTGATGCTGATAGCGAAGCCATTGAACAATCCGCTTGTCCAACCTGCGGTTCTTGCTCTGGCATGTTCACAGCCAATTCCATGAACTGTTTGACTGAGGCGTTAGGGCTATCACTTCCAGGCAACGGATCACTTGTTGCAACTCACAAACAACGTGAACAACTTTTTCTAAAGGCTGCTAAACGAATTGTTGAAATCACTAAGCGTTATTATGAACACGATGATGCCTCTTATCTGCCCCGCTCAATTGCCACCAAAGCAGCTTATGAAAATGCTATGTCATTAGATATTGCCATGGGCGGTTCAACCAACACCGTATTGCATTTACTCGCCACCGCACAAGAAGGTGAAATCGACTTTACCATGTCGGATATTGACAGATTATCACGTAAAGTGCCGCATTTATGTAAAGTTGCACCAAGTACCGCCAAATATCATATGGAAGATGTCCATCGAGCCGGTGGTGTTGTATCAATTATGTCTGAACTGGATAAAGCTGGATTGCTTAACCGTAATGTTCGTAACGTACTTGGTCTTACACTTCAAGAAACGTTCGAAAAATATGACATAACTCAAACTACAGACGAAGCAGTAAAAAAAATGTATCGCAGTGGACCTGCTGGCATTCGTACTACCCAAGCATTTTCACAGGATTGCTATTGGGATACGCTTGATGATGACCGCGAAAACGGCTGTATCCGCGATAAAGAACACGCTTATAGCCAAGATGGTGGACTAGCCACACTGTATGGAAATGTCGCTCAAGATGGCGCTATTGTTAAAACCGCCAGTGTCGCAGCCGAAAACTTAGTGTTCCGCGGACCAGCCAAAGTATTTGAGAGTCAAGAAGATGCGGTCGATGCAATCTTAAGTGGTAAAGTGATTGCTGGCGATGTTGTAGTGATTATTTACGAAGGTCCAAAAGGTGGTCCTGGTATGCAAGAAATGCTTTACCCTACCAGTTACTTAAAATCAATGGGACTTGGCAAAGCTTGCGCACTGATTACAGATGGTCGTTTTTCCGGTGGATCATCCGGTTTATCTATTGGGCATATCTCACCAGAGGCCGCCAATGGTGGCGTAATTGGACTCGTACGTGATGGTGATATTATTGACATTGACATTCCTAACCGTAAATTAGTTTTAGATGTACCGGATGATGAGCTTGAACGTCGACGCGTTGCAGAACTCACACGTGGCGATAAAGCCTATACACCACATAATCGAAACCGTTATGTGTCATATGCACTAAAAGCCTACGCCAGTTTAGCAACAAGCGCAGACAAAGGTGCAGTTCGTGATAAAAACAAATTAGGTGGCTAA
- a CDS encoding M23 family metallopeptidase, whose amino-acid sequence MKWEALNSEMTGDAENYLGYIKEGDEAKRDAYVSKMDASKKESIKQGLEQQKRDYQRFPDGYEDAPDKKLAQEQLKLLGIINGLEDKYKLWEKTKEKATKMLWWDDVVEGLAKQSQQTEQSDTETEKDKTEDSSKQQTETSSTPATLSQNGEVWFMHPVAMVDYFNAKRKLWHEPLEHPQRTCYSSNTNLNNWNGAFGFVRNQGAKAHTGLDLFADINTACYACLDGEIVQYEVEGGYGNVLVIKVKGDDLRASRNDYTLEFNEPDKQEIVQADDFDINADHFYLRYCHLSDKRADLKVGNKVKSGDLIGYTGDTGNAKGLCNPHLHFEIAMKKNGNRTNTKNAQNDRLAYKINPAFFVNLQAIDVAEQTKVKERRIQE is encoded by the coding sequence GTGAAATGGGAAGCATTAAACAGTGAAATGACTGGTGATGCGGAAAACTATTTGGGTTATATAAAAGAAGGTGATGAAGCAAAACGTGATGCATATGTTAGTAAGATGGACGCAAGCAAAAAAGAATCAATAAAACAAGGCTTAGAACAACAAAAAAGAGATTATCAACGTTTTCCAGATGGTTATGAAGATGCACCCGACAAGAAATTAGCACAAGAGCAACTTAAATTATTGGGCATAATAAATGGGTTAGAAGATAAGTATAAATTATGGGAAAAAACCAAAGAAAAAGCGACAAAAATGCTGTGGTGGGACGATGTAGTCGAAGGATTAGCTAAGCAAAGTCAACAGACAGAACAAAGTGACACTGAAACAGAAAAAGATAAAACAGAAGACAGCTCAAAGCAACAAACCGAAACATCATCAACGCCAGCCACGTTAAGCCAAAACGGTGAGGTTTGGTTTATGCATCCTGTAGCGATGGTGGATTATTTTAATGCTAAAAGAAAACTCTGGCATGAACCTTTAGAGCACCCACAACGCACTTGTTATAGCTCAAATACAAATCTTAATAATTGGAATGGTGCTTTTGGTTTTGTAAGAAATCAGGGCGCGAAAGCTCATACAGGTTTAGATTTATTTGCAGACATAAATACCGCATGTTACGCGTGTTTAGATGGAGAAATAGTCCAATATGAAGTAGAGGGTGGATATGGAAACGTATTAGTAATAAAAGTCAAGGGTGATGATTTACGTGCATCAAGAAATGACTATACGCTTGAATTTAATGAACCCGACAAACAAGAGATAGTTCAAGCTGATGATTTTGATATTAATGCTGACCATTTTTACTTACGTTATTGTCATTTAAGTGATAAACGTGCTGACTTAAAAGTCGGGAACAAGGTTAAATCGGGTGATTTGATAGGCTATACAGGTGATACAGGTAACGCTAAAGGACTTTGTAATCCTCATTTACATTTTGAAATTGCTATGAAAAAAAATGGTAATCGGACTAATACAAAAAATGCACAAAACGATAGACTAGCCTACAAAATCAATCCGGCATTCTTTGTTAATTTACAGGCAATTGATGTAGCTGAGCAGACAAAAGTGAAAGAGAGAAGAATTCAAGAATAA